The following coding sequences are from one Coffea arabica cultivar ET-39 chromosome 11e, Coffea Arabica ET-39 HiFi, whole genome shotgun sequence window:
- the LOC113719460 gene encoding peptidyl-prolyl cis-trans isomerase FKBP19, chloroplastic-like: MACISAVISVSSVNVGASASPSPSSSWWRHWHTPKLQSIITPLPSPRPTDAHPQPAAGFSLAEDETPRPAFSPLVHRRKVVLSSVGLLMASTYFNGAASALSSRFADMPALRGKDYGKTKMRYPDYIETESGLQYKDLRVGSGPTPKIGETVVVDWDGYTIGYYGRIFEARNKTKGGSFEGGDKEFYKFKIGSEEVIPAFQEAVSGMALGGVRRIIVPPELGYPDNDFNKKGPRPTTFSGQRALDFVLRNQGLIDKTLLFDIELLKIVPT; this comes from the exons ATGGCATGCATTTCTGCCGTCATTTCTGTTTCAAGTGTTAACGTTGGTGCTTCAGCATCTCCATCACCATCCTCGTCCTGG TGGCGGCACTGGCACACGCCCAAGCTTCAGAGCATCATAACGCCCCTTCCCAGTCCCAGACCCACTGACGCCCATCCCCAACCTGCAGCAG ggttttcacttgctGAAGATGAAACTCCAAGGCCAGCCTTTTCTCCTCTTGTCCATCGGCGGAAAGTTGTCCTGTCTTCTGTTGGACTGTTGATGGCGTCCACTTATTTCAATGGAGCCGCCTCTGCCCTGTCTTCTCGATTCGCTGACA TGCCAGCATTGAGGGGAAAGGACTACGGCAAGACAAAGATGCGGTATCCTGACTATATTGAAACAGAATCAGGTCTACAGTACAAG GACCTGAGAGTAGGAAGCGGGCCGACACCAAAGATAGGAGAGACAGTTGTG GTTGACTGGGATGGTTACACTATTGGATATTACGGTCGCATATTTGAAGCTCGCAACAAAACGAAGGGTGGTTCGTTCGAG GGGGGTGATAAGGAGTTctacaaatttaaaattggaTCTGAAGAG GTCATACCTGCATTTCAGGAAGCTGTTTCAGGCATGGCACTTGGTGGTGTCAGAAG GATTATTGTTCCCCCAGAACTGGGATATCCTGACAATGACTTCAACAAGAAGGGTCCTAGGCCAACAACATTTTCG GGGCAGAGAGCCTTGGATTTTGTGCTGAGAAACCAGGGGTTGATAGACAAAACTCTTTTGTTTGATATTGAGCTATTGAAGATCGTCCCTACTTGA
- the LOC113719019 gene encoding sterol 14-demethylase, producing MEGMMMEQGSKFLNVGLLLLATLLVAKLVSALIIPRSNKRLPPAVKGWPLFGGLFRFLRGPVDLLREEYPKLGSVFTLKLLSKNITFFIGPEVSAHFFKAPESDLSQQEVYQFNVPTFGPGVVFDVDYSIRQEQFRFFTESLRVTKLKGYVDQMVFETQDYFSKWGDSGKVDLKYELEHLIILTASRCLLGEEVRNKLFDDVSALFHDLDNGMLPISVIYPYLPIPAHHRRDKARKKLAAIFASIIASRRQSGKTQNDMLQCFMDSKYKDGRPTTEAEVTGLLIAALFAGQHTSSITSTWTGAYLLCNKKYMSQVLDEQKNLMKKHGDKVDHDILSDMEVLYHCVKEALRLHPPLVMLLRSSHTDFSVTTKDGKEYDIPKGHIVATSPAFANRLPHVYKDPDTYDPDRFAPGRDEDKVAGAFSYISFGGGRHGCLGEPFAYLQIKAIWSHLLRNFELELISPFPEIDWNAMVVGVKGKVMVRYKRRQIPVD from the exons atggaggGGATGATGATGGAACAGGGCAGCAAATTCCTGAATGTGGGACTCCTGCTGCTGGCCACCCTGTTGGTCGCAAAACTCGTATCCGCATTGATAATCCCCAGATCCAACAAACGCCTTCCCCCCGCCGTCAAGGGCTGGCCCCTCTTTGGAGGCCTCTTCCGCTTCTTGAGGGGACCCGTGGACTTGCTCAGGGAGGAATACCCTAAGCTCGGCAGCGTCTTTACCCTCAAACTTCTCAGCAAGAACATCACTTTCTTCATCGGCCCCGAGGTTTCTGCCCATTTCTTCAAGGCCCCCGAATCCGATCTCAGCCAGCAGGAGGTCTACCAGTTCAACGTCCCTACTTTTGGGCCCGGCGTTGTATTCGATGTCGACTATTCCATCAGGCAAGAGCAGTTCAGGTTCTTCACCGAGTCCCTCAGAGTCACCAAGTTGAAGGGCTATGTGGATCAGATGGTTTTCGAAACtcag gattatttctcaaaatgGGGAGACAGCGGCAAAGTGGACTTGAAATATGAACTGGAGCACCTAATTATTCTGACTGCAAGTAGATGCCTTTTGGGAGAAGAGGTACGCAACAAGCTATTTGATGATGTCTCTGCTCTCTTCCATGACCTCGACAACGGTATGCTCCCCATCAGTGTCATCTATCCATATCTGCCAATACCTGCCCATCACCGTCGTGACAAGGCTCGCAAGAAGCTTGCAGCAATCTTTGCCAGCATAATTGCTTCTCGTAGACAAAGTGGGAAGACACAGAATGATATGTTACAGTGCTTTATGGACTCCAAATACAAAGATGGACGCCCAACAACTGAAGCTGAGGTCACTGGCCTGCTCATTGCTGCCCTTTTTGCAGGCCAGCACACCAGTTCCATCACCTCCACTTGGACTGGGGCTTACCTCCTCTGCAACAAGAAATACATGTCGCAAGTCTTGGATGAGCAGAAGAATCTGATGAAGAAGCATGGAGATAAGGTTGATCATGACATCTTATCTGACATGGAAGTCCTCTACCATTGCGTAAAAGAAGCTCTAAGACTCCACCCTCCTTTGGTAATGCTGCTACGCAGCTCGCACACTGATTTCAGTGTCACTACCAAGGATGGAAAAGAGTATGATATTCCCAAGGGCCATATAGTTGCCACATCTCCTGCTTTCGCCAATCGCCTCCCACATGTTTACAAAGATCCTGACACTTATGACCCTGACAGATTTGCTCCAGGAAGAGATGAAGACAAGGTGGCAGGAGCATTCTCTTATATATCTTTCGGTGGTGGCAGGCATGGATGTCTAGGAGAGCCATTTGCATATTTACAAATAAAAGCAATCTGGAGCCACTTGTTGAGAAACTTTGAATTGGAATTGATCTCACCTTTTCCGGAGATAGACTGGAATGCCATGGTTGTGGGTGTGAAAGGCAAAGTCATGGTACGGTACAAGCGCCGACAGATTCCAGTGGATTAA
- the LOC113719612 gene encoding protein NRT1/ PTR FAMILY 6.1-like, protein MAGATEIASPEVLPDDISSSDSLRRKKLGIYFIESDDRRTAFSGGYVGGGSTPVNIHGKPISNLSSTGGWIAAFFIFGNEMAERMAYFGLSVNMVAFMFYVMHRPFSSSANAVNIFLGISQASSVFGGFLADAYLGRYWTIAIFATIYLAGLTGITLCASMNFFLPNQEQCDQIALLLGNCEPAKPWQMLYLYIVLYVTGFGAAGIRPCVSSFGADQFDERSRDYQSHLDRFFNFFYLSVTVGAIVAFTAVVYVQMKHGWGSAFGSLAIAMGLSNMVFFLGTPLYRHRLPGGSPLTRVAQVLVAAFRKRNASFDSGDFVGLYELPGKRSAIRGSSKIAHTDDFRCLDKAALQLKEDGADPSPWRLCTVTQVEEVKILLKLVPVPLCTVMLNLILTEYLTLSVQQVYTLNTHIGGLKLPVTCMPVFPGLSIFLLLSFYYSVFVPLSRRVTGHPHGASQLQRVGIGLAVSILSVAWAGGFERYRRHYAVEHGYEASFLTPMPDLSAYWLLIQYCLIGIAEVFCIVGLLEFLYEEAPDAMRSIGSAYAAVAGGLGCFAATILNSIVKSVTGNGETRRPSWLSQNVNTGRFDYFYWLLTVLSVINFAAFLYAAHCYQYRKKERGEMREPSSIQSSHG, encoded by the exons ATGGCCGGTGCCACAGAGATCGCGTCCCCTGAAGTTTTGCCTGATGACATTTCCTCCTCCGACTCTCTTCGCAGGAAAAAACTGGGCATCTATTTCATTGAATCAGATGACAGGCGGACTGCTTTTAGTGGAGGCTACGTCGGAGGAGGTTCTACGCCAGTTAACATCCATGGAAAGCCCATTTCTAATTTATCCAGCACTGGCGGATGGATTGCTGCATTCTTCATCTTCG GCAACGAGATGGCTGAGAGGATGGCCTATTTTGGGCTCTCTGTCAACATGGTGGCATTTATGTTCTACGTCATGCATCGACCCTTCTCAAGTTCTGCCAATGCGGTCAATATTTTCCTGGGAATATCACAGGCCTCCTCTGTGTTTGGCGGTTTCCTTGCCGATGCCTACCTTGGTAGATACTGGACCATAGCCATTTTCGCTACCATCTATCTTGCG GGTTTAACGGGAATAACCCTGTGTGCTTCCATGAACTTCTTTCTGCCGAACCAAGAGCAGTGTGACCAGATTGCCTTACTTCTGGGCAATTGTGAACCTGCAAAGCCCTGGCAGATGCTTTACCTCTACATAGTCCTCTATGTGACCGGATTTGGCGCGGCCGGTATAAGGCCCTGCGTCTCTTCTTTTGGTGCTGATCAGTTTGATGAAAGAAGTAGAGACTACCAATCACACCTTGACCGCTTCTTCAACTTCTTCTACCTGTCTGTCACGGTTGGAGCCATCGTGGCCTTCACGGCAGTGGTCTACGTCCAAATGAAGCATGGATGGGGCTCTGCCTTTGGTTCGTTGGCCATTGCCATGGGTTTGTCCAACATGGTCTTCTTTCTTGGCACTCCCTTGTACAGGCACCGATTGCCGGGAGGCAGCCCTCTGACTCGTGTTGCGCAGGTTCTCGTGGCTGCTTTCCGCAAGAGGAATGCTTCTTTTGATAGTGGCGACTTTGTAGGCTTGTATGAACTTCCTGGCAAAAGATCTGCTATCAGAGGAAGCAGCAAAATAGCTCATACTGATGATTTCAG ATGTCTGGACAAAGCTGCACTGCAACTGAAAGAAGATGGTGCTGACCCAAGTCCTTGGCGGCTCTGCACCGTGACGCAAGTAGAAGAAGTTAAAATTCTTCTAAAGCTCGTACCTGTTCCGCTATGCACTGTGATGCTCAATTTGATCTTAACAGAATACCTGACCCTCTCAGTGCAGCAGGTATATACGTTAAATACTCACATCGGTGGTTTGAAGCTCCCGGTTACATGCATGCCAGTCTTTCCTGGCCTCAGCATTTTTTTGCTACTCTCCTTTTACTATTCCGTGTTTGTCCCGCTGTCAAGACGCGTCACTGGTCACCCCCATGGCGCTTCTCAGCTTCAGAGGGTAGGCATTGGTTTGGCAGTTTCGATCTTGTCTGTGGCATGGGCTGGTGGTTTTGAGAGGTACAGGAGACACTATGCCGTTGAACACGGGTACGAGGCCAGCTTTCTCACTCCCATGCCCGACCTAAGTGCATACTGGTTGTTGATTCAGTATTGTCTGATTGGGATTGCTGAAGTGTTCTGCATAGTTGGGCTGCTAGAATTTCTCTACGAAGAGGCTCCTGATGCCATGAGGAGCATAGGTTCAGCTTATGCGGCTGTTGCTGGAGGGCTAGGTTGCTTTGCAGCCACCATATTGAACAGCATTGTGAAATCTGTGACGGGCAACGGAGAAACTAGACGACCATCGTGGCTGTCCCAGAACGTAAACACGGGGCGGTTTGATTACTTCTATTGGCTTCTTACAGTTTTGAGTGTGATAAACTTTGCCGCCTTCTTGTATGCAGCACATTGTTACCAGTACAGAAAAAAGGAGCGGGGAGAAATGAGGGAACCATCAAGCATACAATCTAGTCATGGTTAA
- the LOC113719613 gene encoding uncharacterized protein At4g14100-like, with the protein MSNTIHSRRLMSGRHTMMMTMLMLWLWTWRLIMSLSSSGGGFPHVAAAAAVPVPLASSAAAEGEDEAEADPPTPRPWPHQFHSILFVNFTGSLSLIDLWYDWPNGRNFNIIRDQLQDSDSILYDLEWNNGTSFFYTLPDHHHPSSTPPSCRSAQLDVGILRPNWLDGASYLGQRHVDGFLCNVWEKLDFIWYYEDVVTKRPVHWLFYTGRSIHVMTFEVGAVLEDAKWQAPVYCFEEVDEETDTRESAFCAQKLENPWMTYSARV; encoded by the exons ATGAGTAACACCATTCATAGCAGACGACTAATGAGTGGTCGTCATACGATGATGATGACGATGTTGATGTTGTGGCTATGGACTTGGAGGCTGATCATGAGTCTCAGCAGCAGCGGCGGCGGCTTCCCTCATGTGGCCGCGGCCGCGGCCGTGCCAGTGCCTCTGGCATCATCAGCAGCAGCAGAAGGTGAGGACGAGGCGGAGGCTGATCCCCCAACTCCCAGGCCCTGGCCCCACCAATTCCACTCCATCCTCTTTGTCAACTTCACTGGATCCCTCAGCCTCATCGACCTCTGGTACGACTGGCCCAACGGCCGCAACTTCAACATCATCCGCGACCAGCTCCAGGACAGTGACTCCATCCTCTATGACCTCGAGTGGAATAATGGCACCTCCTTCTTCTACACCCTCCCTGACCACCACCACCCATCCTCCACCCCACCCTCATGCCGCTCTGCTCAGCTCGACGTTGGGATTCTCCGTCCCAACTGGCTCGACGGCGCCTCCTATCTGGGCCAACGCCACGTCGACGGCTTCCTCTGCAATGTTTGGGAGAAGCTGGACTTCATCTGGTACTACGAGGACGTTGTCACTAAAAGGCCCGTTCACTGGCTCTTCTATACTG GAAGATCAATTCATGTCATGACATTTGAAGTAGGAGCAGTACTTGAGGATGCGAAATGGCAGGCACCAGTGTATTGCTTTGAGGAGGTCGATGAAGAAACTGATACCAGAGAGAGCGCTTTCTGTGCacaaaaactggaaaatccttgGATGACTTATTCTGCCAGAGTTTGA